One Serinicoccus chungangensis genomic window carries:
- a CDS encoding glycerophosphodiester phosphodiesterase family protein — protein sequence MALLLVLAAPLEASHAADCATDPAIVGHRGAAGTSPENTLAGVREARASGAEVVEVDVQLSADGVPFIFHDTTGGRTSDVAEVFPDRAGAPITSFTWAELQQLDAGSYFGMRYAGEPVPHLDDVARTVAGSPLVVNIEIKSPEDSPGVEAVLAEHLQTDPSWQRLIERDQVVVSSFDEQSLSAFHDLMPGVPVLQIGAIPDDATLQRWAGYVDGVVTNYRTLDPADLQRVDALGLDLSLYTINSTEAVSAAAELCVDEIITDFPREMVRLLDGIPAIPQANGIVVSDVEENPAGSDLQPENGEYVELVNTTQRTIDVSGYLLQDAVVNRLVVGEGYAIPPGGSLRVYTGPGTNTADRYYNDLGRNVLNNTGDSVAVFTPEMRLVDLYAY from the coding sequence ATGGCACTGCTGCTCGTTCTCGCAGCTCCCCTCGAGGCCAGTCACGCGGCGGACTGCGCCACCGATCCGGCGATCGTCGGTCACCGCGGTGCGGCCGGGACGAGTCCTGAGAACACGCTCGCCGGGGTCCGCGAGGCCCGTGCGTCGGGCGCCGAGGTCGTCGAGGTCGACGTGCAGCTGAGCGCCGACGGCGTGCCGTTCATCTTCCACGACACCACAGGCGGCCGGACCTCGGACGTGGCGGAGGTCTTCCCGGACCGGGCCGGTGCCCCCATCACCTCCTTCACCTGGGCGGAGCTGCAGCAGCTGGACGCAGGGAGCTACTTCGGCATGCGCTACGCCGGGGAGCCGGTGCCCCATCTGGACGACGTGGCACGGACGGTGGCCGGGTCACCTCTCGTGGTCAACATCGAGATCAAGTCGCCGGAGGACTCTCCCGGCGTCGAGGCGGTGCTGGCGGAGCACCTGCAGACCGACCCGTCCTGGCAGCGGCTCATCGAGCGTGACCAGGTCGTCGTCAGTTCCTTCGACGAGCAGTCCCTGTCGGCCTTCCACGACCTGATGCCCGGGGTGCCCGTGCTGCAGATCGGAGCGATCCCCGATGACGCCACCCTGCAGCGCTGGGCCGGATACGTCGACGGCGTCGTGACGAACTACCGCACCCTCGACCCGGCCGACCTGCAGCGTGTCGACGCGCTGGGCCTGGATCTCTCCCTCTACACGATCAACTCGACCGAGGCGGTGTCGGCGGCGGCGGAACTGTGCGTCGACGAGATCATCACCGACTTCCCACGGGAGATGGTCCGGCTGCTGGACGGCATACCTGCGATCCCGCAGGCCAACGGCATCGTCGTCTCCGACGTCGAGGAGAACCCGGCGGGCAGCGACCTGCAGCCGGAGAACGGCGAGTACGTCGAGCTGGTCAACACGACGCAGCGCACGATCGACGTCAGCGGCTACCTGCTCCAGGACGCGGTGGTCAACCGGCTCGTCGTGGGTGAGGGCTACGCCATCCCGCCCGGTGGGAGCCTGCGGGTCTACACCGGCCCCGGGACGAACACCGCGGACCGCTACTACAACGACCTGGGTCGCAACGTGCTCAACAACACGGGTGACTCGGTCGCGGTGTTCACCCCCGAGATGCGCCTCGTCGACCTGTATGCCTACTGA
- a CDS encoding pyridoxal phosphate-dependent decarboxylase family protein, which yields MLDLLGLPGESAVGFTTGATMANFTALAAARDDVLRRAGWDVARHGLGGGPAVRVVVGAERHDTVDVALRYLGLGAPDVVAVDHEGRVRPDALEESLAEAGTGPAVVVLQAGNIHSGASDPFEETVETAHRHGAWVHVDGAFGLWAAASPAYRHLVRGHEGADSWATDAHKTLNVPYDSGLCVVRDAAALQAAMGVQGAYLLRDEVCQPLDKVPELSRRGRAVPVWAVLRCLGRDGVAELVERLCRHATSLADALRTMPGVTVLNDVVFTQVCATFGSDERTDEVVQWLLADGTTWMTGSTWHGQRVLRISVSNWSTTDEDVERSVEAVRRVATEIA from the coding sequence CTGCTCGACCTGCTCGGTCTGCCGGGGGAGAGCGCGGTCGGCTTCACGACCGGGGCCACGATGGCCAACTTCACCGCCCTGGCCGCCGCGCGTGACGACGTGCTCCGCCGGGCCGGGTGGGACGTGGCGCGGCACGGGCTCGGCGGAGGTCCGGCGGTCCGCGTCGTCGTCGGGGCCGAGCGGCACGACACGGTGGACGTCGCGCTGCGCTACCTCGGCCTCGGCGCCCCTGACGTGGTCGCGGTCGATCATGAGGGTCGGGTGCGGCCCGACGCGCTCGAGGAGTCCCTGGCCGAGGCAGGGACCGGCCCGGCCGTCGTGGTCCTCCAGGCCGGCAACATCCACTCCGGGGCCAGCGACCCCTTCGAGGAGACCGTCGAGACCGCCCACCGGCACGGTGCCTGGGTGCACGTCGACGGTGCCTTCGGTCTGTGGGCGGCCGCGTCACCGGCATACCGGCACCTGGTGCGCGGCCACGAGGGCGCCGACTCGTGGGCGACCGACGCCCACAAGACGCTCAACGTGCCCTACGACAGCGGGCTGTGCGTCGTGCGCGACGCCGCGGCGCTCCAGGCGGCGATGGGGGTGCAGGGTGCCTACCTGCTGCGTGACGAGGTGTGCCAGCCGCTGGACAAGGTGCCCGAGCTCTCGCGCCGCGGGCGGGCGGTGCCGGTGTGGGCAGTGCTGCGCTGCCTCGGTCGGGACGGGGTCGCCGAGCTGGTCGAGCGGCTCTGCCGGCACGCCACCAGTCTCGCCGACGCGCTGAGGACCATGCCCGGTGTCACCGTGCTCAACGACGTGGTCTTCACGCAGGTCTGCGCGACGTTCGGCTCCGACGAGCGGACCGACGAGGTGGTCCAGTGGCTGCTCGCGGACGGGACCACGTGGATGACCGGCTCGACCTGGCACGGGCAGCGGGTCCTGCGGATCTCGGTCAGCAACTGGTCGACCACCGACGAGGACGTCGAGCGGAGCGTCGAGGCCGTGCGCCGGGTGGCCACGGAGATCGCCTGA
- a CDS encoding alpha/beta hydrolase produces MPQTSRRRRLLRRLLRVGVVLLAVVAVTLVAVWGLQRYVIYFPDRSPVPPAAEVLPGARDVTAVTSDGLELGAWLVPAEASADRDLAVLFAHGNGGNREGRADVGRRLSERGFTVLLMDYRGYGGNPGTPSEEGLAQDALAMSDLLEREGFPPDRVVYVGESLGTGVVARLAEERPPRAMLLRSPFTDLVDVGRAQYPILPVGALLRDRFDVLSRITETTVPVTVVRAEEDFIVPSELSARVAAAAPTLVEEVVLPGVGHNDPAMTGPPLVDAVVRLVEATQRDGRVGVSGRGRP; encoded by the coding sequence ATGCCTCAGACGTCCCGCCGCCGGCGGCTGCTCCGCCGGCTCCTGCGCGTGGGGGTCGTGCTCCTCGCCGTCGTGGCGGTGACGCTCGTGGCGGTCTGGGGTCTGCAGCGGTACGTCATCTACTTCCCGGACCGGTCGCCGGTGCCGCCGGCCGCCGAGGTGCTGCCCGGGGCTCGCGACGTCACCGCGGTGACCTCCGACGGGCTGGAGCTCGGGGCCTGGCTGGTGCCGGCCGAGGCGTCGGCGGACCGTGACCTGGCGGTCCTCTTCGCCCACGGCAACGGCGGCAACCGGGAGGGTCGGGCCGACGTCGGCCGACGGCTCAGCGAGCGCGGCTTCACCGTGCTGCTCATGGACTACCGCGGCTACGGAGGCAACCCGGGCACCCCGTCGGAGGAGGGTCTGGCGCAGGACGCGCTCGCCATGTCCGACCTGCTGGAGCGCGAGGGCTTCCCCCCGGACCGGGTGGTCTACGTCGGCGAGTCCCTCGGCACCGGGGTGGTGGCGCGGCTGGCGGAGGAGCGACCACCGCGCGCCATGCTGCTGCGCTCACCCTTCACCGACCTGGTCGACGTCGGGCGCGCGCAGTACCCGATCCTGCCGGTGGGGGCGCTGCTCCGGGACCGCTTCGACGTGCTCTCCCGTATCACCGAGACGACGGTCCCCGTCACCGTCGTCCGTGCCGAGGAGGACTTCATCGTGCCCAGCGAGCTGAGCGCCCGCGTGGCCGCGGCAGCCCCCACCCTCGTCGAGGAGGTCGTCCTCCCCGGCGTCGGTCACAACGACCCGGCGATGACAGGTCCCCCGCTGGTGGACGCGGTCGTCCGACTCGTGGAGGCGACCCAGCGGGACGGGCGGGTCGGCGTGTCCGGCCGGGGTCGCCCCTAG
- a CDS encoding nuclear transport factor 2 family protein — protein MEGLVAAERRLLEAQRRGDVEALDELLHPDVVAIGPDGATFTKEDDLDAYRSGALRITSLVERSVEVRDDGPSGVSRTVVDVEAVQGGAPAAARFGYTRLWVVADGRWQVLAAAFGPVEARDDPGAAPGRSPG, from the coding sequence ATGGAAGGTCTCGTCGCCGCCGAGCGCCGACTCCTCGAGGCGCAGCGTCGAGGTGACGTCGAGGCCCTCGATGAGCTGCTGCACCCGGATGTCGTCGCCATCGGACCGGACGGGGCGACCTTCACGAAGGAGGACGACCTCGACGCCTACCGGTCCGGGGCCCTGCGGATCACGTCCCTCGTCGAGCGCTCGGTCGAGGTCCGGGACGACGGGCCGAGCGGGGTGTCGCGCACCGTCGTCGACGTCGAGGCCGTGCAGGGCGGCGCTCCCGCTGCCGCGCGGTTCGGCTACACCCGGCTGTGGGTGGTCGCGGACGGCCGCTGGCAGGTCCTGGCCGCGGCCTTCGGACCGGTGGAGGCCAGGGATGATCCCGGTGCGGCGCCGGGCCGCTCCCCCGGCTGA
- a CDS encoding inorganic phosphate transporter: protein MTVALVVVAVAFALVNGANTGATLLATSLSLTTISHPLGLVMLAAGVVGGPLLVGSAVATTFATKMTPAGSGSELAMLTSVLVTLAVVLGLTRWGIPTGLTLALVGALAGYAAVSDGAVAWSSISTVLAMMALAPVVGGVISFVIVSVVARRLRSRHAGRSLGRLHVWVFPLLALGYGASDGQKMLAIAAVALGTAGPAGVSVPLVVLVGLGLLFGLGSALGLRSMTRRVGRGVLPVRPLYAVTSETATSVALLASAGVGAPVGVAQTLTGSLVGAGGSQGWGRVRWGQVGTIVVAWSVTLPLAFGLAATAGLITGRMI, encoded by the coding sequence GTGACCGTCGCCCTGGTGGTGGTCGCCGTGGCCTTCGCTCTCGTCAACGGGGCCAACACCGGGGCCACGCTCCTCGCCACCTCGCTCAGTCTGACCACCATCAGCCATCCCCTGGGCCTGGTCATGCTGGCCGCCGGCGTGGTAGGCGGCCCGCTCCTGGTCGGGTCCGCGGTGGCCACCACCTTCGCCACCAAGATGACCCCGGCGGGGTCCGGCTCCGAGCTGGCCATGCTCACCTCGGTGCTCGTCACGCTCGCGGTCGTGCTCGGTCTCACGCGCTGGGGCATCCCCACCGGTCTGACGCTGGCGCTGGTCGGCGCCCTGGCCGGGTACGCGGCTGTCTCCGACGGTGCGGTGGCGTGGTCCTCGATCAGCACGGTCCTGGCGATGATGGCCCTGGCGCCGGTCGTCGGAGGGGTCATCAGCTTCGTCATCGTCTCGGTGGTGGCACGGAGGTTGCGCTCACGCCACGCCGGCCGGTCGCTCGGTCGTCTGCACGTGTGGGTGTTCCCGTTGCTCGCCCTGGGCTACGGGGCCAGCGACGGGCAGAAGATGCTGGCGATCGCCGCCGTCGCCCTGGGAACCGCAGGTCCGGCGGGTGTCTCGGTCCCGCTCGTCGTCCTCGTCGGACTCGGGCTGCTCTTCGGTCTCGGGTCCGCGCTCGGGCTGCGCAGCATGACGCGCCGCGTCGGGCGGGGCGTGCTCCCCGTCCGGCCGCTGTATGCCGTCACCTCGGAGACGGCCACGTCGGTCGCCCTCCTCGCCTCCGCCGGGGTGGGTGCCCCGGTCGGGGTGGCGCAGACGCTGACAGGTTCGCTCGTCGGCGCCGGCGGGAGCCAGGGCTGGGGGAGGGTGCGCTGGGGGCAGGTGGGCACCATCGTCGTGGCGTGGTCGGTCACGCTCCCTCTCGCCTTCGGGCTGGCTGCGACGGCCGGCCTCATCACCGGAAGGATGATCTGA
- a CDS encoding DUF2945 domain-containing protein, producing MAIRTGTKVRWKWGDDYAEGKVTEVHHDTVERQSKGSTIKRKGSDDDPAYVIEQEDGTTVLKLSSEVERA from the coding sequence ATGGCGATCCGCACCGGCACGAAGGTCCGCTGGAAGTGGGGCGACGACTACGCCGAGGGCAAGGTCACCGAGGTCCACCACGACACGGTCGAGCGCCAGAGCAAGGGCAGCACCATCAAGCGCAAGGGCAGTGACGACGACCCTGCCTACGTCATCGAGCAGGAGGACGGCACCACCGTGCTCAAGCTCAGCAGCGAGGTCGAGCGCGCCTGA
- a CDS encoding class F sortase, with the protein MDPSPGSRRRPTRRPVTLVLVALVLVGALVTSWGWRGAPTVAGPDEAAPTSAPPPAVTSAPDVAEVTATAHATRTRDAAPRTSAPAASPTTPPAPATVTADPQEGPVHVTIARGDEVLVDAPVALTQLDDRDELNPPPGVVGWYGPPQWSTVPGELSAYPGVLAGHTSYDGVQDVFSRLGEVRAGDVVLIRYADGQEASFSVDADALSVPKNDVTEKAGTDYAWVWSLEEPGRSVSLFSCDMAQGLDVTGHSLNNWVVQATRTT; encoded by the coding sequence GTGGACCCCAGCCCCGGCTCCCGCCGTCGGCCGACCCGTCGGCCCGTCACCCTCGTGCTGGTGGCGCTGGTCCTCGTCGGTGCCCTGGTGACGTCCTGGGGGTGGCGGGGTGCCCCGACGGTCGCCGGGCCGGATGAGGCCGCACCGACGAGCGCCCCGCCACCCGCCGTCACCTCCGCGCCGGACGTCGCGGAGGTGACCGCGACGGCGCACGCGACCCGGACGCGCGACGCCGCGCCCCGTACCTCGGCGCCGGCAGCCTCCCCGACCACTCCCCCCGCCCCCGCCACGGTGACGGCCGACCCGCAGGAGGGCCCGGTCCACGTCACCATCGCGCGCGGCGACGAGGTGCTCGTCGACGCGCCCGTGGCGCTCACCCAGCTCGACGACCGGGACGAGCTGAACCCGCCTCCGGGGGTGGTGGGCTGGTACGGCCCGCCCCAGTGGTCCACCGTGCCCGGGGAGCTCTCCGCCTACCCCGGGGTGCTCGCCGGGCACACCAGCTACGACGGCGTGCAGGACGTCTTCAGCCGCCTCGGCGAGGTCCGGGCCGGTGACGTCGTCCTCATCCGCTACGCCGACGGCCAGGAGGCGAGCTTCAGCGTCGACGCCGACGCGCTGTCGGTGCCGAAGAACGACGTGACCGAGAAGGCCGGCACCGACTACGCGTGGGTGTGGAGCCTGGAGGAGCCGGGCCGCTCCGTGTCGCTGTTCTCCTGCGACATGGCCCAGGGTCTGGACGTCACCGGGCACAGCCTCAACAACTGGGTGGTCCAGGCCACCCGGACGACCTGA
- a CDS encoding SRPBCC family protein yields MSRALPGDDLLPRPDLVATRAISIDAPAEAVWPWVAQMGQGRGGLYSYDWLENLVGCQMVSATRVVQEWQHPSVGDDFRLHPDVAPKVAMVEPPHALVVRGAVSATGQDGSGDPSMPYDFTWAFVLPPQSGGPTRLVVRERYLYLSPWASLLVEAVSMVSAVMTERMLRGIRDRVEGTGPRPRAVESSG; encoded by the coding sequence GTGTCTCGCGCACTGCCTGGGGACGACCTCCTGCCTCGTCCCGACCTGGTGGCGACCCGGGCGATCAGCATCGACGCCCCGGCCGAAGCCGTGTGGCCGTGGGTGGCGCAGATGGGTCAGGGCCGAGGAGGCCTCTACTCGTACGACTGGCTCGAGAACCTGGTCGGGTGCCAGATGGTCAGCGCGACCCGGGTGGTGCAGGAGTGGCAGCACCCGTCGGTCGGGGACGACTTCCGCCTGCACCCCGACGTCGCACCGAAGGTCGCGATGGTCGAGCCACCGCACGCCTTGGTCGTGCGAGGTGCGGTCTCAGCCACCGGCCAGGACGGCTCGGGTGATCCCTCCATGCCCTACGACTTCACCTGGGCCTTCGTCCTGCCTCCTCAGTCCGGTGGGCCCACCAGGCTGGTCGTGAGGGAGCGCTACCTCTACCTCAGCCCCTGGGCGTCGCTGCTGGTCGAGGCCGTGTCGATGGTGAGTGCCGTGATGACCGAGCGGATGCTGAGAGGGATCCGTGATCGCGTCGAAGGGACCGGGCCGCGTCCTCGGGCAGTGGAGTCCAGCGGTTGA
- a CDS encoding phosphatase PAP2 family protein, which yields MRRGTTDVTAAEVDLDTRRPRTTTAVVAVLLVTLGCALGWWASVQGGPWPVDVWWNGVVSGHRVPALLESARVLDLLGAGVVGVYVIPVGATLALTLSGRRWAAAYLLTTLVVSAVLVQVLKHVVGRARPDGILVVVDKGSFPSGHTANAATLAVVAAVLLPVLWVRVVGTVAVLLMALSRTYLHAHWLSDTLGGVLLGSGVALLLAAAFWGPLARERDVPEADTRGDGHRSPT from the coding sequence ATGCGACGAGGGACGACGGACGTGACGGCGGCGGAGGTCGACCTCGACACCCGGCGCCCGCGGACCACGACGGCCGTCGTCGCCGTGCTGCTGGTCACGCTCGGCTGCGCCCTGGGGTGGTGGGCGTCCGTGCAGGGTGGTCCCTGGCCCGTGGACGTCTGGTGGAACGGGGTGGTCTCCGGCCACCGGGTGCCCGCGCTGCTGGAGTCCGCGCGGGTGCTGGACCTCCTGGGCGCGGGCGTCGTCGGGGTGTACGTCATCCCGGTCGGGGCGACCCTCGCCCTGACGCTGTCCGGCCGGCGGTGGGCGGCGGCATACCTCCTCACCACGTTGGTCGTCAGCGCCGTCCTCGTGCAGGTGCTCAAGCACGTCGTCGGGCGAGCGCGCCCCGACGGCATCCTCGTCGTCGTCGACAAGGGGTCCTTCCCCTCCGGCCACACCGCGAACGCCGCCACCCTCGCGGTGGTGGCGGCAGTGCTGCTCCCCGTGCTCTGGGTGCGGGTGGTGGGCACCGTCGCCGTCCTGCTCATGGCCCTGAGCCGCACCTACCTGCACGCCCACTGGCTGTCCGACACCCTGGGTGGCGTCCTGCTGGGGAGCGGCGTGGCGCTCCTCCTGGCGGCCGCCTTCTGGGGGCCGCTCGCGAGGGAGCGCGACGTCCCGGAGGCCGACACCCGTGGAGACGGTCACCGGTCCCCGACGTGA